From a single Lolium rigidum isolate FL_2022 chromosome 7, APGP_CSIRO_Lrig_0.1, whole genome shotgun sequence genomic region:
- the LOC124674359 gene encoding novel plant SNARE 12-like, whose protein sequence is MAASDVPMSPELEQVDGEIQDIFRALQNGFQKIDKIKDSNRQSKQLEELTGKMRECKRLIKEFDRVLKDEEKRNTSEVNKQLNDKKQFMIKELNSYVTLRKTYQSSLGNKRIELFDAGNDHVAEDNVQMASEMSNQQLIDSGMKQMDQTDQAIERSKMVVAQTVEVGAQTATTLTQQTDQMKRIGNELDSVHFSLKKASQMVKEIGRQVATDKCIMAFLFLIVCGVIAIIVVKIVNPHNKNIPDIPGLAPPAPPAQNRKLLSIDGFRML, encoded by the exons ATGGCGGCGAGCGACGTGCCCATGAGCCCCGAGCTCGAGCAGGTCGACGGCGAGATCCAGGACATCTTCCGCGCCCTACA GAATGGGTTCCAGAAGATCGACAAGATCAAGGACTCTAACAGGCAGTCCAAGCAGCTGGAGGAGCTCACTGGGAAGATGAGGGAGTGCAAGCG CTTAATCAAAGAATTTGATCGTGTACTCAAAGACGAGGAGAAAAGGAACACTTCTGAGGTCAACAAGCAGCTAAATGACAAGAAGCAATTTATG ATCAAGGAGCTGAATTCCTATGTCACCTTGAGGAAGAC GTACCAAAGTAGCCTTGGTAATAAGAGGATTGAACTATTCGATGCCGGTAATGACCATGTGGCTGAGGACAACGTTCAAATGGCATCAG AAATGTCAAATCAACAGCTCATTGATTCTGGGATGAAACAAATGGACCAAACAGACCAAGCTATCGAGCGTTCAAAGATG GTCGTTGCACAAACTGTTGAAGTTGGAGCTCAAACTGCTACAACTCTAACACAACAA ACTGACCAAATGAAGAGAATTGGTAATGAGCTAGATTCCGTTCACTTTTCATTGAAGAAGGCTAGTCAAATGGTGAAAGAGATTGGTCGCCAG GTTGCAACTGACAAATGCATCATGGCGTTTCTGTTTCTGATAGTTTGTGGTGTGATTGCGATCATTGTTGTCAAG ATCGTCAACCCACATAACAAAAACATCCCAGACATCCCAGGACTGGCACCTCCTGCACCTCCAGCACAGAACCGGAAACTGCTATCCATAGATGGTTTCAGAATGCTCTGA